From Argopecten irradians isolate NY chromosome 2, Ai_NY, whole genome shotgun sequence, the proteins below share one genomic window:
- the LOC138315565 gene encoding proline-rich transmembrane protein 1-like isoform X2, which produces MASKNEQTMYHPVVQDDITTLPQYAPVGDPPLYSSVVQHDDAKSPTYTAPVGDPPLYSSVVQHDDAKSPTYTGQVQRVTSVGDVNPKLVPGVTYNCTRADPVDSKQETVNLITQQQPQPLSYPPQPQPVPQNQQPSTWMALSICGCLCCIWPLGIINIILSSRVASYNKRGDIKSAKDFSCVTLILNIINVIGGLAFFLYFLHSNDYV; this is translated from the exons ATGG CATCGAAGAATGAACAGACTATGTACCATCCAGTTGTACAAGATGATATTACTACACTGCCTCAATACG CACCAGTAGGTGATCCGCCCTTGTATTCCTCAGTTGTTCAGCATGATGATGCCAAATCGCCAACGTATACTG CACCAGTAGGTGATCCGCCCTTGTATTCCTCAGTTGTTCAGCATGATGATGCCAAATCGCCAACATATACTGGT CAAGTACAGCGAGTAACTTCTGTTGGTGACGTGAACCCAAAACTGGTCCCAG GTGTAACATACAACTGCACTAGGGCAGATCCAGTAGACAGTAAACAAGAAACAGTAAATCTGATCACACAACAGCAACCACAGCCTCTTTCTTATCCACCCCAGCCTCAACCC GTTCCGCAAAACCAACAACCTTCGACTTGGATGGCTTTATCGATATGCGGATGCCTTTGCTGTATTTGGCCCCTTGGGATAATTAACATCATATTGTCTTCACGG gTTGCGTCTTACAACAAGAGAGGCGATATCAAATCCGCAAAGGACTTTTCATGTGTGACCCTCATATTGAacatcatcaatgttattgGGGGACTGgcattttttctatattttcttcATTCAAATGATTATGTCTAA
- the LOC138315565 gene encoding proline-rich transmembrane protein 1-like isoform X1, protein MAESSSSKNEQTMYHPVVQDDITTLPQYAPVGDPPLYSSVVQHDDAKSPTYTAPVGDPPLYSSVVQHDDAKSPTYTGQVQRVTSVGDVNPKLVPGVTYNCTRADPVDSKQETVNLITQQQPQPLSYPPQPQPVPQNQQPSTWMALSICGCLCCIWPLGIINIILSSRVASYNKRGDIKSAKDFSCVTLILNIINVIGGLAFFLYFLHSNDYV, encoded by the exons CATCGAAGAATGAACAGACTATGTACCATCCAGTTGTACAAGATGATATTACTACACTGCCTCAATACG CACCAGTAGGTGATCCGCCCTTGTATTCCTCAGTTGTTCAGCATGATGATGCCAAATCGCCAACGTATACTG CACCAGTAGGTGATCCGCCCTTGTATTCCTCAGTTGTTCAGCATGATGATGCCAAATCGCCAACATATACTGGT CAAGTACAGCGAGTAACTTCTGTTGGTGACGTGAACCCAAAACTGGTCCCAG GTGTAACATACAACTGCACTAGGGCAGATCCAGTAGACAGTAAACAAGAAACAGTAAATCTGATCACACAACAGCAACCACAGCCTCTTTCTTATCCACCCCAGCCTCAACCC GTTCCGCAAAACCAACAACCTTCGACTTGGATGGCTTTATCGATATGCGGATGCCTTTGCTGTATTTGGCCCCTTGGGATAATTAACATCATATTGTCTTCACGG gTTGCGTCTTACAACAAGAGAGGCGATATCAAATCCGCAAAGGACTTTTCATGTGTGACCCTCATATTGAacatcatcaatgttattgGGGGACTGgcattttttctatattttcttcATTCAAATGATTATGTCTAA
- the LOC138315565 gene encoding uncharacterized protein isoform X4 — MAESSSSKNEQTMYHPVVQDDITTLPQYAPVGDPPLYSSVVQHDDAKSPTYTGVTYNCTRADPVDSKQETVNLITQQQPQPLSYPPQPQPVPQNQQPSTWMALSICGCLCCIWPLGIINIILSSRVASYNKRGDIKSAKDFSCVTLILNIINVIGGLAFFLYFLHSNDYV; from the exons CATCGAAGAATGAACAGACTATGTACCATCCAGTTGTACAAGATGATATTACTACACTGCCTCAATACG CACCAGTAGGTGATCCGCCCTTGTATTCCTCAGTTGTTCAGCATGATGATGCCAAATCGCCAACGTATACTG GTGTAACATACAACTGCACTAGGGCAGATCCAGTAGACAGTAAACAAGAAACAGTAAATCTGATCACACAACAGCAACCACAGCCTCTTTCTTATCCACCCCAGCCTCAACCC GTTCCGCAAAACCAACAACCTTCGACTTGGATGGCTTTATCGATATGCGGATGCCTTTGCTGTATTTGGCCCCTTGGGATAATTAACATCATATTGTCTTCACGG gTTGCGTCTTACAACAAGAGAGGCGATATCAAATCCGCAAAGGACTTTTCATGTGTGACCCTCATATTGAacatcatcaatgttattgGGGGACTGgcattttttctatattttcttcATTCAAATGATTATGTCTAA
- the LOC138315566 gene encoding proline-rich transmembrane protein 1-like encodes MDKHGAPPPSYDQTFPTEKQPYGYDQPPNSGQPVPQQPALQYGTPAVTAVVVSQPGNVPIIPAQPYPQSYMAVSVVGCLCCIWPIGICAMIASWNVQSAIARGDITSAQSSSKTAKIINIINFGMGCLLILTAIIVTSSLRSYTY; translated from the exons ATGGATAAACATG GAGCACCACCGCCGTCGTACGACCAGACGTTCCCGACTGAAAAGCAACCCTATG GGTACGATCAACCCCCCAATTCAGGCCAGCCTGTCCCGCAACAACCAG CACTCCAATATGGGACTCCAGCAGTTACCGCAGTCGTTGTAAGTCAACCTGGCAACGTCCCAATCATCCCG GCACAACCATACCCACAATCATACATGGCCGTCTCTGTCGTTGGTTGTTTATGCTGTATCTGGCCTATTGGTATCTGTGCTATGATAGCTTCATGGAAC GTTCAAAGTGCCATTGCCCGCGGTGATATTACGTCTGCACAAAGCTCATCAAAGACAGCGAAGATCATCAATATAATCAATTTTGGAATGGGTTGCTTGCTTATTCTGACAGCTATTATCGTTACTTCAAGCCTAAGAAgttatacatattaa
- the LOC138315565 gene encoding proline-rich transmembrane protein 1-like isoform X3 — protein MAESSSSKNEQTMYHPVVQDDITTLPQYAPVGDPPLYSSVVQHDDAKSPTYTGQVQRVTSVGDVNPKLVPGVTYNCTRADPVDSKQETVNLITQQQPQPLSYPPQPQPVPQNQQPSTWMALSICGCLCCIWPLGIINIILSSRVASYNKRGDIKSAKDFSCVTLILNIINVIGGLAFFLYFLHSNDYV, from the exons CATCGAAGAATGAACAGACTATGTACCATCCAGTTGTACAAGATGATATTACTACACTGCCTCAATACG CACCAGTAGGTGATCCGCCCTTGTATTCCTCAGTTGTTCAGCATGATGATGCCAAATCGCCAACGTATACTGGT CAAGTACAGCGAGTAACTTCTGTTGGTGACGTGAACCCAAAACTGGTCCCAG GTGTAACATACAACTGCACTAGGGCAGATCCAGTAGACAGTAAACAAGAAACAGTAAATCTGATCACACAACAGCAACCACAGCCTCTTTCTTATCCACCCCAGCCTCAACCC GTTCCGCAAAACCAACAACCTTCGACTTGGATGGCTTTATCGATATGCGGATGCCTTTGCTGTATTTGGCCCCTTGGGATAATTAACATCATATTGTCTTCACGG gTTGCGTCTTACAACAAGAGAGGCGATATCAAATCCGCAAAGGACTTTTCATGTGTGACCCTCATATTGAacatcatcaatgttattgGGGGACTGgcattttttctatattttcttcATTCAAATGATTATGTCTAA